One Novosphingobium sp. 9U genomic region harbors:
- a CDS encoding ubiquinol-cytochrome C chaperone family protein, with amino-acid sequence MHPKGSRPLSLIDRLLGRTSDDRAPVRPLWHRTVEIAREKPWYAQGGIADTVPGRFDAVTMVLSLVLLRMEREEQLKVLAARLTELFVEDMDGQLRQSGVGDLVVGKRMGKLVSTLGGRIGALREAMAASDPQTALVPVLERNVTLIDQADKPALAAAVLALWHQLDATSPDDLLAGKIAR; translated from the coding sequence ATGCACCCGAAAGGCTCCCGTCCCTTGTCCCTCATCGATCGCCTGCTGGGCCGCACGTCCGACGACCGCGCTCCGGTTCGCCCGCTCTGGCACCGCACGGTCGAGATCGCGCGCGAAAAGCCGTGGTATGCGCAAGGCGGCATTGCCGACACCGTGCCCGGCCGGTTCGATGCAGTGACGATGGTGCTTTCCCTGGTCCTGCTGCGGATGGAGCGGGAAGAACAGTTGAAAGTACTGGCAGCACGCCTCACCGAGCTCTTCGTCGAGGACATGGACGGGCAGTTGCGCCAGTCGGGCGTGGGTGATCTGGTCGTCGGCAAACGCATGGGCAAGCTGGTCAGCACGCTGGGCGGGCGGATCGGCGCACTACGCGAGGCCATGGCCGCCAGCGATCCGCAAACGGCGCTGGTGCCGGTTCTGGAACGCAACGTCACCTTGATCGACCAGGCCGACAAGCCCGCACTCGCCGCGGCCGTGCTCGCGCTGTGGCACCAGCTCGACGCCACGAGCCCGGACGACCTGCTGGCGGGAAAGATCGCACGATGA